One genomic window of Halovivax cerinus includes the following:
- a CDS encoding phage tail protein, producing MEFSYSTATSEADWREWVRRNVAIVDGGLSLERTTSIRESDLGVSVVDHAVDPTGVLYTVSESGALYRYDPATDLHQRLLDESESSLERPCAACASDDRVYIADASDGSIVTMSPRLGRELGQLPCEATDPRTLEFVDGVLYVLDGDDRLVTVGDEEPPTVDWWFQSPIDLAVRAGRIYVLDETSEGVTIRAFRGDEERRDGPYPLSAEHFTTPVGSFTPTAVAVPSETLVVAGTFDDGSGHGLFEWDGSSFSLRHGLDHQCVDLVGRPTDDRARRVFYALCGDDRTSYALREVSEYARHPKRDRHVGVAIHRFDAGRDAVEWHRLVLDIARSTASTQVRLRYAAMDDPSIGSFETGEIGTGGLERGAIDALRESGVESLWDLATADPAALAARTDRYDTTTIRTWCEAAGETLADHADDHWTLVEAVDPTDTLLRDATGRYLYVAVELVGTPTAAPRIDGVTAYCPRRTYLRYLPEVYQADDRSTAFLERFLSVFETSFVDIETEIEDVSRYVDPAGVPSESLEWLETWLAADEYRSWPESARREFLARAPELYRKRGTKAGLRAILELYLSHATAGSDGESDTADVDRRLFFLEPGDLDPIETEAARAEFASLLPGRRSFALCCGPFASDGEREAVEHIVETETPAHVTPQVMPIEDEFTLGVDTFLGVNSVLRPRAFAMGDAVLGEDTVLGPGPTAE from the coding sequence ATGGAGTTTTCGTACTCGACGGCGACGAGCGAGGCGGACTGGCGCGAGTGGGTGCGACGGAACGTCGCGATCGTCGACGGCGGACTGTCCCTAGAGCGGACGACGTCGATCCGTGAGTCGGACCTCGGCGTCTCCGTCGTCGACCACGCAGTCGACCCCACGGGCGTCCTCTACACCGTCTCCGAGTCGGGGGCATTGTACCGGTACGATCCGGCGACAGACCTGCACCAGCGGCTGCTCGACGAGTCGGAGAGCTCGCTCGAACGGCCGTGTGCGGCGTGTGCGAGCGACGACCGCGTCTACATCGCCGACGCGAGTGACGGATCGATCGTCACCATGTCGCCGCGGCTGGGGCGCGAACTCGGCCAGTTACCGTGCGAAGCGACCGATCCACGCACACTCGAGTTCGTCGACGGGGTCCTGTACGTCCTGGACGGTGACGACCGGCTGGTTACCGTCGGTGACGAGGAGCCCCCGACCGTCGACTGGTGGTTCCAGTCCCCGATCGACCTCGCGGTTCGGGCCGGCCGGATCTACGTGCTCGACGAGACGAGCGAGGGTGTGACGATTCGAGCGTTCAGAGGCGACGAGGAGCGTCGCGACGGTCCCTACCCGCTCTCGGCCGAGCACTTCACCACGCCGGTGGGGTCGTTCACACCGACGGCGGTCGCCGTCCCGTCGGAGACGCTCGTCGTGGCCGGAACGTTCGACGACGGATCGGGCCACGGACTCTTCGAGTGGGACGGGTCGTCGTTCTCGCTCCGTCACGGTCTCGACCACCAGTGCGTCGACCTCGTCGGCCGACCGACCGACGACCGTGCCCGTCGGGTCTTCTACGCGCTCTGTGGCGACGACCGGACGAGCTACGCCCTTCGGGAGGTGAGCGAGTACGCCCGCCACCCGAAGCGGGATCGCCACGTCGGCGTCGCGATTCACCGGTTCGACGCGGGCCGCGATGCCGTCGAGTGGCATCGACTCGTGCTCGACATCGCTCGGTCCACGGCGAGTACACAGGTCCGGCTTCGCTACGCCGCGATGGACGATCCCTCGATCGGCTCGTTCGAGACCGGCGAGATCGGGACAGGGGGACTGGAGCGGGGGGCGATCGACGCCCTCCGGGAGAGCGGGGTCGAGTCGCTGTGGGACCTGGCGACGGCCGATCCCGCGGCGCTGGCCGCGAGGACCGACCGGTACGACACGACGACGATTCGCACGTGGTGTGAGGCGGCGGGGGAGACGCTCGCCGATCACGCCGACGACCACTGGACGCTCGTCGAGGCGGTCGATCCCACGGATACGCTGTTACGTGACGCGACGGGACGGTACCTGTACGTCGCCGTCGAACTCGTTGGCACGCCGACGGCCGCGCCCCGAATCGACGGCGTGACGGCGTACTGCCCACGCCGGACCTACCTCCGGTACCTGCCCGAGGTCTACCAGGCCGACGACCGGTCGACGGCGTTTCTCGAGCGCTTCCTCTCGGTCTTCGAGACCTCGTTCGTCGACATCGAGACCGAGATCGAGGACGTCTCGCGGTACGTCGATCCCGCTGGCGTGCCGAGCGAGTCGCTCGAGTGGCTCGAAACCTGGCTTGCCGCCGACGAGTACCGGTCGTGGCCGGAGAGCGCCCGGCGCGAGTTCCTCGCACGTGCTCCCGAACTCTACCGGAAACGCGGGACGAAAGCCGGGCTCCGTGCGATCCTCGAACTGTACCTCTCGCACGCGACAGCCGGATCCGACGGCGAGTCGGATACCGCCGACGTCGACCGACGGCTGTTCTTTCTGGAACCTGGCGACCTCGACCCCATCGAGACCGAGGCGGCCCGCGCCGAGTTCGCGTCACTGCTCCCGGGTCGACGGTCGTTCGCGCTGTGTTGCGGTCCGTTCGCGTCGGACGGCGAGCGCGAGGCGGTCGAACACATCGTCGAGACGGAGACGCCGGCGCACGTCACACCCCAGGTCATGCCCATCGAAGACGAGTTCACGCTCGGCGTCGACACCTTCCTCGGCGTCAACAGCGTCCTCCGCCCGCGAGCGTTCGCCATGGGCGACGCCGTCCTCGGTGAGGACACCGTCCTCGGACCGGGGCCGACGGCGGAGTGA
- a CDS encoding RAD55 family ATPase, with protein sequence MTDGYDIGDILPDDTIDELGPGTNVAVIGSSHSGKRQVALQLVAAGYEVDEGILCITTDSARRVFEDLDRHVGSVSRDRIGVIDCSGTGGGSMVEAMTESVSSPGDLTGISIGTAKLFKRFHSRGISDIRYGLVSISTLLQYVDKSTVFRFLHVFTNRVSETDGLGVYTLTDDTHDETTVNTIRGQFDGVVELRETEDGTRECRVRGLGSGSSGWNAIE encoded by the coding sequence ATGACTGACGGATACGATATCGGCGACATTCTGCCCGACGACACGATCGACGAACTCGGTCCCGGGACGAACGTCGCCGTCATCGGCTCGTCGCACTCCGGGAAGCGACAGGTCGCACTACAGCTGGTAGCGGCCGGGTACGAGGTCGACGAAGGCATCCTCTGCATCACGACGGACAGCGCACGCAGGGTGTTCGAGGACCTCGACCGACACGTCGGCTCGGTGAGCCGTGACCGCATCGGGGTCATCGACTGTTCCGGCACCGGCGGCGGGTCGATGGTCGAGGCCATGACGGAATCGGTCTCCTCCCCCGGCGATCTCACCGGGATCAGCATCGGAACGGCCAAACTGTTCAAACGGTTTCACAGCCGTGGTATCTCCGACATCCGATACGGGCTGGTCTCCATCTCGACGCTGTTGCAGTACGTCGATAAGTCGACCGTCTTCAGGTTCCTCCACGTGTTTACGAATCGGGTGAGCGAAACGGACGGCCTCGGGGTCTATACGCTCACTGACGACACGCACGACGAGACGACCGTCAACACGATCCGCGGACAGTTCGACGGCGTCGTCGAACTCAGAGAAACCGAGGACGGGACCCGGGAGTGTCGCGTGCGCGGTCTCGGTTCGGGATCGAGCGGCTGGAACGCGATCGAGTAG
- a CDS encoding HalX domain-containing protein, with protein MTDTDPPVVAIVEDEPAVAESYELWLGDDYEIVRAHDGAEALDVIDESVDVVLLDRMMPERSGEEVLQEIRARGIDCRVAMVTAVEPDFDVVEMGFDAYITKPPERSDLLDTVETLLDRASVDDEFQEYHSLMARRGALEAEKSEAELADSEEYQDLLDRIDVTQTAVDDGLGDMSSEIDFVSAVRDLSDDATAQPEDGDGSEWDENQENV; from the coding sequence ATGACCGACACAGACCCCCCGGTCGTCGCCATCGTCGAGGACGAACCGGCCGTCGCGGAGAGTTACGAACTCTGGCTCGGAGACGATTACGAGATCGTCCGTGCCCACGACGGTGCCGAAGCGCTCGACGTGATCGACGAGTCGGTCGACGTCGTCCTCTTAGATCGCATGATGCCGGAACGCTCCGGCGAGGAAGTCTTACAGGAGATTCGAGCCCGTGGAATCGACTGTCGCGTGGCGATGGTCACCGCCGTCGAACCCGACTTCGACGTCGTCGAGATGGGCTTCGACGCCTACATCACCAAACCACCGGAGCGAAGCGATCTACTCGACACGGTGGAGACGCTCCTCGATCGAGCGTCCGTCGACGACGAGTTTCAGGAGTACCACTCCCTGATGGCGCGGCGGGGTGCCCTGGAGGCCGAAAAGTCCGAGGCGGAGCTGGCGGACAGCGAGGAGTATCAGGATCTACTCGACCGGATCGACGTCACACAGACGGCGGTCGACGACGGACTCGGAGATATGAGCTCCGAGATCGACTTCGTCAGCGCCGTTCGAGACCTCTCGGACGACGCGACCGCCCAACCGGAAGACGGAGACGGATCCGAGTGGGACGAGAACCAGGAGAATGTATGA
- a CDS encoding PAS domain-containing protein has protein sequence MADAAIYRAVFEELDEPIAILDPKTGRYEHVNSRYADLVRSESTRLEGATFVEHVVDDLALDRETVAAGLDAARRGDSRTIECDLQAGSDDTRPAEFELAPFESNAVDSIRAAVQLRPTRASAETADDEATRRLEVALEGTDTGVWEWNMETDEVIWTDSMERLFGLEPGTFEETFDAFAKRVHPDDRESVQEAIERAVERDDIFQIEYRIQRDDGEQRWVYARGEVHDDGRIVGIVTDITTHKEQEAELERKRQQYRELVDQLPEAYYTFDSDWTMTYCNEVLADRFDTSIEELRGRSVWEAFPDIRGTDLEKTFRTVAETGEPASCEYHVESQGFWVDVQAYPYDDGIAVISADITEQKEKLSLVLEALPLVFYQIDADGTFLESRGKALEELGLETDELVGESAFDVYAEQPNVVAAIEQALDGDAVSQTVEVGTNHFLAEYRPVEEDGVVTSVIGVAMDVTELERQREQMEFFNSILRHDVLNGMTVIKARGEILAEELDGDLGQYARTIVDWCTTTTEVTQRVQRVVETLTTPEDSLQFDTIDVSAILDRKLSELETAHPGIEFEHDVAPGIEARADELLSEVLGNILLNAIEHTDTEDLTIDVTAAVDEDVRIRIADTGVGIVDERKESVFRRGETSHAKETGSGFGLFFVDVMVDKYGGEVWVEDADTGGACFVLELPRASESTSRRSEGAQG, from the coding sequence ATGGCAGACGCTGCGATCTATCGAGCGGTCTTCGAGGAACTGGACGAACCGATCGCGATACTCGATCCGAAGACGGGTCGGTACGAGCACGTCAATTCGCGCTACGCGGACCTGGTGCGAAGCGAGTCGACGCGGCTCGAAGGGGCGACGTTCGTCGAACACGTGGTGGACGACCTCGCACTCGATCGAGAGACGGTCGCTGCTGGTCTCGACGCGGCCCGGCGTGGCGACTCACGGACCATCGAGTGTGACCTGCAGGCAGGAAGTGACGACACTCGTCCGGCCGAGTTCGAACTGGCGCCGTTCGAGTCGAACGCGGTCGACTCGATTCGGGCGGCAGTACAGCTCCGACCAACACGGGCGTCTGCGGAAACAGCCGACGACGAGGCGACGCGACGCCTGGAGGTCGCGCTCGAAGGCACGGACACGGGCGTCTGGGAGTGGAATATGGAGACGGACGAGGTGATCTGGACCGACTCGATGGAGCGGCTGTTCGGGCTCGAACCGGGGACCTTCGAGGAGACGTTCGACGCCTTCGCGAAACGCGTTCATCCCGACGACCGCGAATCGGTCCAGGAGGCGATCGAACGGGCCGTCGAGCGCGACGATATCTTCCAGATCGAGTATCGAATTCAGCGCGACGACGGCGAGCAACGGTGGGTGTACGCCCGCGGCGAGGTCCACGACGACGGCCGGATCGTCGGCATCGTCACCGACATCACGACGCACAAAGAACAGGAAGCGGAACTGGAGCGCAAACGACAACAGTACCGCGAGCTCGTCGATCAGCTCCCTGAGGCCTACTACACCTTCGATAGTGACTGGACGATGACCTACTGTAACGAGGTACTCGCCGACCGGTTCGACACGTCCATCGAGGAGCTCCGTGGCCGATCCGTCTGGGAGGCGTTCCCCGACATCAGGGGAACCGACCTCGAGAAGACGTTCCGAACCGTCGCCGAGACGGGCGAGCCGGCATCGTGTGAGTACCACGTCGAGTCACAGGGCTTCTGGGTCGACGTTCAGGCGTACCCCTACGACGACGGCATCGCCGTCATCTCCGCGGACATCACCGAACAAAAGGAGAAGCTCTCGCTGGTGCTCGAGGCCCTCCCGCTCGTCTTTTACCAGATCGACGCGGACGGAACGTTCCTCGAATCCCGTGGCAAGGCCCTCGAGGAACTGGGGCTCGAGACGGACGAACTCGTCGGTGAGTCGGCGTTCGACGTCTACGCGGAGCAGCCAAACGTCGTCGCGGCGATCGAGCAAGCGCTCGACGGCGACGCCGTCTCACAAACGGTCGAGGTCGGGACCAACCACTTCCTGGCCGAATACAGACCGGTCGAGGAAGACGGCGTGGTGACGAGCGTCATCGGCGTCGCGATGGACGTGACGGAGCTCGAACGTCAGCGCGAGCAGATGGAGTTCTTCAACTCCATCCTGCGCCACGACGTCTTGAACGGGATGACGGTCATCAAAGCTCGCGGCGAAATTCTGGCCGAGGAACTCGACGGCGACCTGGGTCAGTACGCCCGGACGATCGTCGACTGGTGTACGACGACGACCGAGGTTACCCAGCGCGTCCAGCGCGTCGTCGAAACGCTCACCACCCCCGAAGACAGTCTCCAGTTCGACACGATCGACGTCTCCGCGATCCTCGATCGAAAGCTATCCGAGCTTGAGACCGCCCATCCCGGGATCGAGTTCGAACACGACGTCGCTCCGGGCATCGAGGCGCGGGCCGACGAGTTGCTCTCGGAGGTGCTCGGGAACATTCTGCTGAACGCGATCGAGCACACCGATACTGAGGACCTCACGATCGACGTGACGGCCGCAGTCGACGAGGACGTTCGTATCCGAATCGCCGACACCGGCGTCGGGATCGTCGACGAGCGCAAGGAGTCCGTGTTTCGCCGCGGCGAGACCTCACACGCCAAGGAGACGGGATCGGGCTTCGGGCTCTTCTTCGTCGACGTGATGGTCGACAAGTACGGTGGCGAGGTCTGGGTCGAAGACGCCGACACCGGCGGCGCCTGCTTCGTTCTGGAACTGCCGCGGGCGAGCGAGAGTACCAGTCGGCGGTCCGAAGGGGCGCAAGGATGA
- a CDS encoding PQQ-binding-like beta-propeller repeat protein, protein MKRRMYLSTVVGGAGLLSGCLSRLPLVGSDFPDRPLPDVPTGSWPQYGANGANSFAPDVSAPPRGNLAWTSEAFTRWQPAISDGTVYTTNFDPSTDGSAIALDAQDGTEQWRTTLNADGENGIVVVDGRCIVAYGAAIVALDSQTGEQIWTESIYEFEQIVTDEATGTVLVASDAGIEAFGATNGEKRWETNTVRSVVLAPAVYDGRVFATGMVDGKPSLVAFSLEDGTDRWQRELTATPRSAAPVATQTGVFVSDDETLAVHDRETGDRLRELYTFSYNGGKYDIDGVAADNGTVFVTSESGAVALDNETGTERWHRDIPYPSQGGICVGSEMVVIPIGNPEFARDTKTISAFDRESGELQWYYGFDPGFHNKLSSPPVMVDGAVFFTSTHIDGLGALGDVPELES, encoded by the coding sequence ATGAAACGAAGAATGTACCTCTCGACAGTGGTCGGTGGCGCGGGTCTTCTCTCTGGTTGTCTATCGCGTCTCCCGCTGGTTGGCTCTGACTTTCCGGACAGACCACTGCCCGACGTTCCAACCGGCTCGTGGCCCCAGTACGGAGCCAACGGGGCAAATTCGTTCGCCCCGGACGTCTCCGCGCCACCACGGGGTAACCTGGCGTGGACGTCGGAGGCCTTCACGCGCTGGCAGCCCGCGATTTCCGACGGGACAGTGTACACGACGAACTTCGACCCGAGTACTGACGGAAGCGCAATCGCACTCGATGCGCAAGACGGCACCGAGCAGTGGCGAACTACCCTCAATGCCGACGGGGAGAACGGAATCGTCGTCGTCGACGGTCGATGTATCGTCGCCTACGGCGCAGCAATCGTTGCGCTCGATTCCCAAACGGGCGAGCAAATCTGGACGGAGTCAATATATGAGTTCGAACAAATCGTCACCGACGAAGCTACCGGGACCGTACTTGTCGCTTCCGACGCCGGTATCGAGGCATTCGGAGCTACGAACGGTGAGAAACGCTGGGAAACCAACACTGTCCGTTCGGTCGTTCTAGCACCTGCTGTGTACGACGGACGCGTGTTTGCCACCGGGATGGTAGATGGAAAACCGTCTCTCGTTGCCTTCTCGCTAGAAGATGGAACTGACCGCTGGCAGCGTGAACTCACAGCCACGCCCAGATCCGCGGCACCCGTCGCGACCCAGACGGGTGTTTTCGTCTCCGATGACGAAACGCTCGCCGTCCACGACAGGGAAACCGGCGACCGGCTCCGCGAACTCTACACGTTCTCGTACAACGGGGGCAAATACGACATTGACGGGGTCGCTGCCGACAACGGTACCGTGTTCGTTACCAGCGAGTCCGGCGCCGTCGCACTCGATAACGAAACTGGCACGGAACGATGGCACCGCGACATTCCGTACCCCTCCCAAGGAGGGATCTGTGTTGGAAGTGAAATGGTCGTGATTCCAATCGGCAATCCCGAATTCGCACGTGATACGAAGACGATCAGTGCGTTCGATCGCGAATCGGGAGAACTGCAGTGGTACTACGGGTTCGATCCGGGCTTTCACAACAAGTTGTCGTCGCCACCTGTTATGGTCGACGGAGCTGTGTTCTTTACATCCACCCACATCGACGGACTCGGGGCGCTCGGCGATGTGCCCGAACTGGAGAGCTAG
- a CDS encoding DUF5518 domain-containing protein, with product MGIVTDIELNWRYSLPGGVLAATVVALSYAESNSKMSLGAVFFVGIIVGFLSKREYGSSKGTGALTGLIGAVPVVWILAQILTATSGLSGPAWFVAAGTITTVLYTLGVGMLGFALSALVGEVGARIGGAFTRSNSQPSAMADY from the coding sequence ATGGGAATTGTAACAGATATCGAACTGAACTGGAGGTATAGTCTACCCGGCGGAGTCCTGGCGGCAACGGTCGTTGCACTGAGCTATGCGGAGTCCAATTCGAAAATGTCTCTTGGAGCAGTGTTCTTCGTCGGGATTATCGTCGGCTTCCTCTCGAAGCGGGAGTACGGCTCCAGTAAGGGAACGGGGGCCTTGACAGGGCTCATCGGCGCGGTTCCGGTCGTCTGGATTCTGGCTCAGATCCTCACTGCCACGTCCGGACTCTCCGGCCCTGCGTGGTTCGTAGCCGCCGGCACCATCACGACGGTACTCTACACCCTCGGCGTCGGGATGCTTGGATTCGCACTCTCCGCCCTCGTCGGTGAAGTCGGTGCTCGTATCGGGGGAGCGTTCACCAGGTCAAACTCCCAACCTTCAGCGATGGCAGATTACTAG
- the thsA gene encoding thermosome subunit alpha, translated as MGNQPLIVLSDDSQRTSGKDAQSMNIQAGKAVSEAVRTTLGPKGMDKMLVDSSGSVIVTNDGVTLLTEMEIDHPAADMIVDVAETQESEVGDGTTSAVVVAGELLKRAEELLDQDIHATTVAQGYRQAAQKATEALDDVAIDVDVDDTEILEQIAATAMTGKGAENARDLLSGLVVDAVRTVADEDGIDAENISVEKVVGGAIENSELVEGVLVNKDRVSDNMPYFVEDANVAVIDGALEVKETEIDAEVNVTDPDQLQQFIEQEEAQLEEMVDELVDVGADAVFVDKGIDDMAQHYLADAGILAVRRVKDSDAQQIARSTGATPVTSVDDITEDHLGFAGSVAQKEIAGDEHIFIEDVEDAKSVTLILRGGTEHVIDEVDRAIEDAIGVVRTTIVDGKVLAGGGAPEIQLSLALRDYADSVGGREQLAVEAFADALEVIPRTLAENAGLDPIDSLVELRSEHDAGETGAGLDAYTGDTIDMEAEGVYEPQRVKTQAIDSATEAAVMLLRIDDVIAAGDLAVADDDEGDDMPAGGPGGMGGGMGGMGGGMGGMM; from the coding sequence ATGGGCAACCAGCCCCTCATCGTACTTTCGGACGACAGCCAGCGGACGTCCGGAAAAGACGCGCAGTCGATGAACATCCAGGCCGGCAAGGCCGTCTCCGAGGCCGTTCGGACCACACTCGGTCCGAAAGGGATGGACAAGATGCTCGTCGACTCGAGTGGCTCCGTCATCGTCACGAACGACGGCGTCACGCTCCTGACGGAGATGGAGATCGACCACCCGGCCGCCGACATGATCGTCGACGTCGCCGAGACCCAGGAGAGCGAGGTCGGCGACGGCACCACCTCCGCCGTCGTCGTCGCCGGTGAACTCTTAAAGCGCGCCGAGGAGCTCCTCGACCAGGACATCCACGCCACCACGGTCGCACAGGGGTACCGCCAGGCCGCCCAGAAGGCTACGGAGGCCTTGGACGACGTCGCGATCGACGTCGACGTCGACGACACCGAGATCCTGGAGCAGATCGCCGCCACCGCGATGACCGGCAAGGGTGCCGAGAACGCCCGCGACCTCCTCTCGGGACTCGTCGTCGACGCCGTCCGCACCGTCGCCGACGAGGACGGCATCGACGCCGAGAACATCTCCGTCGAGAAGGTCGTCGGCGGCGCCATCGAGAACTCCGAACTCGTCGAAGGCGTCCTCGTCAACAAGGACCGCGTCTCCGACAACATGCCGTACTTCGTCGAGGACGCCAACGTCGCCGTCATCGACGGCGCCCTCGAGGTCAAAGAGACCGAGATCGACGCCGAGGTCAACGTCACCGACCCCGACCAGCTCCAGCAGTTCATCGAGCAGGAGGAGGCCCAGCTCGAGGAGATGGTCGACGAGCTCGTCGACGTCGGCGCCGACGCCGTCTTCGTCGACAAGGGCATCGACGACATGGCCCAGCACTACCTGGCCGACGCGGGCATCCTGGCCGTCCGCCGCGTGAAGGACTCCGACGCCCAGCAGATCGCGCGCTCGACCGGCGCGACGCCCGTCACCTCCGTCGACGACATCACCGAAGACCACCTCGGCTTCGCCGGCTCCGTCGCCCAGAAGGAGATCGCCGGTGACGAACACATCTTCATCGAGGACGTCGAAGACGCGAAATCCGTCACCCTCATCCTCCGCGGCGGTACCGAGCACGTCATCGACGAGGTCGACCGCGCCATCGAGGACGCCATCGGCGTCGTCCGCACCACCATCGTGGACGGCAAGGTGCTCGCCGGCGGCGGCGCCCCCGAGATCCAGCTCTCGCTCGCCCTGCGCGACTACGCCGACTCCGTCGGCGGCCGCGAGCAACTCGCCGTCGAGGCCTTCGCCGACGCCCTCGAGGTCATCCCGCGCACCCTCGCGGAGAACGCCGGCCTCGACCCCATCGACTCGCTCGTCGAACTCCGCTCGGAGCACGACGCTGGCGAGACCGGTGCCGGCCTCGACGCCTACACCGGCGACACCATCGACATGGAAGCCGAGGGCGTCTACGAGCCCCAGCGCGTCAAGACCCAGGCCATCGACTCCGCGACCGAAGCCGCCGTCATGCTGCTGCGCATCGACGACGTCATCGCCGCGGGCGACCTCGCCGTCGCCGACGACGACGAGGGCGACGACATGCCGGCCGGCGGCCCAGGCGGAATGGGCGGCGGCATGGGCGGCATGGGCGGCGGTATGGGCGGCATGATGTAG
- a CDS encoding KH domain-containing protein gives MQHVKIPQDRIGVLIGSGGETMREIESAAEVRLDIDSENGSVAVDTVGDPVRGLKGPEIVRAIGRGFAPEDALALLDDDLMMLDVVDIDAASRNKNDMKRKKGRLIGEDGRTRELMEELSGASVVIYGSTLAAIGTPEAVDVVRTAAEMLLDGAPHGTVYSYLEDKHNELKHQGLQYHRYPGSETEEEV, from the coding sequence ATGCAGCACGTGAAGATTCCGCAGGACCGCATCGGCGTCCTCATCGGCAGCGGCGGGGAGACGATGCGGGAGATCGAGTCGGCTGCGGAGGTCAGACTCGACATCGACTCCGAGAACGGGTCGGTCGCCGTCGACACCGTCGGCGACCCCGTTCGCGGTCTCAAGGGCCCAGAGATCGTCCGGGCGATCGGTCGTGGCTTCGCACCCGAAGACGCCCTCGCCCTCCTCGACGACGACCTGATGATGCTCGACGTGGTCGACATCGACGCCGCCTCGCGCAACAAGAACGACATGAAGCGCAAGAAGGGCCGTCTCATCGGAGAAGACGGGCGTACCCGCGAACTCATGGAGGAACTCTCCGGCGCGTCGGTCGTCATCTACGGCTCGACACTCGCCGCGATCGGTACGCCCGAGGCGGTCGACGTGGTGCGCACGGCAGCCGAGATGCTGCTCGACGGCGCACCCCACGGCACCGTCTACTCCTACCTGGAGGACAAGCACAACGAACTCAAACATCAGGGGCTGCAGTACCACCGCTATCCGGGCTCGGAGACGGAAGAAGAGGTCTGA
- a CDS encoding tryptophan--tRNA ligase yields MTRNPETTPTAEQPIASAATRTPDTASEDEYAKLIEQFGAEPVTDDQLDRLPDHPAIRRRTFYAGRDVDRYLDAAESGEPHAIVTGVGPSGPLHLGHVLPLYVAKRFQDETGATVYLPFSDDEKLLSRDLSFEEIGEYTRENLRDVLAVGFDPDRTRIVIDTADADVIYPVAVTLAERLTPATVDAAYGEQANVGTAFYPAVQSTHLLLPQLVSGHQPTLVPIAADQDPHVRVARDLADGEALPVDKPGALLGRFLPGLDGPGKMSSSDDAPTISLTDDRETVAETVREHAYTGGRVTIEEHRDRGGDPAVDVPFQYLRYLFEPDDDELTRIEHAYRDGDLLSGELKELAIGRIGDFLESHQHRREGLGSLADELPQYQLTATERRRALDAAGVPTVP; encoded by the coding sequence ATGACACGGAACCCAGAGACGACACCGACTGCCGAACAGCCGATAGCATCCGCTGCGACCCGCACACCAGATACCGCCAGTGAGGACGAGTACGCGAAACTGATCGAACAATTCGGTGCAGAACCGGTCACAGACGACCAGCTCGACCGCCTCCCCGACCACCCGGCGATCCGCCGGCGGACGTTCTACGCCGGCCGCGACGTGGACCGCTACCTGGACGCGGCCGAGTCCGGCGAGCCACACGCGATCGTCACTGGCGTGGGACCGTCCGGGCCGCTCCACCTCGGCCACGTCCTCCCGCTGTACGTGGCGAAGCGGTTCCAGGACGAAACCGGCGCGACGGTCTACCTCCCGTTTTCGGACGACGAGAAGCTCCTCTCGCGAGACCTGTCCTTCGAGGAGATCGGCGAGTACACTCGCGAGAACCTGCGGGACGTCCTCGCCGTCGGGTTCGATCCCGACCGGACCCGGATCGTGATCGACACGGCGGACGCCGACGTGATATACCCCGTCGCCGTCACGCTCGCCGAACGGCTGACGCCGGCGACCGTCGACGCGGCCTACGGCGAGCAGGCCAACGTGGGAACGGCGTTCTATCCGGCCGTCCAGTCCACGCACCTCCTGCTTCCGCAACTCGTCTCCGGCCACCAGCCGACGCTCGTCCCGATCGCCGCCGATCAAGATCCCCACGTTCGGGTCGCTCGCGATCTAGCCGACGGCGAGGCCCTCCCCGTGGACAAACCGGGCGCACTCCTGGGGCGCTTTCTCCCCGGACTCGACGGACCGGGAAAGATGAGTTCGTCGGACGACGCGCCGACGATCTCGCTCACCGACGACCGCGAGACCGTCGCCGAGACCGTCCGCGAGCACGCGTACACGGGCGGACGGGTGACGATCGAGGAACACCGCGACCGGGGCGGCGATCCGGCCGTCGACGTCCCGTTCCAGTACCTCCGGTACCTGTTCGAGCCGGACGACGACGAACTTACCCGGATCGAGCACGCCTATCGCGACGGCGACCTCCTCAGCGGCGAGTTGAAAGAACTCGCGATCGGACGGATCGGAGACTTCCTCGAGAGCCACCAGCACCGTCGTGAGGGGCTCGGTTCGCTCGCAGACGAACTCCCCCAGTATCAGTTGACGGCGACCGAGCGCCGACGTGCGCTCGACGCCGCCGGCGTACCGACGGTTCCCTGA